Below is a window of candidate division KSB1 bacterium DNA.
TGTTCCGACGGAAGCCGGACGTAAAGTCCTCAAGCAGTTTCTGGAGCGGTACTATCTGGCTTTGCGCGTATTCGATCATTATCATGCGGTCGACCCGGAATCAAGTGAATTTGCCATGAGCAAGCGTTTGGAGATGGATGATGACGAATATGAGCGCTATCAGGCCCAGGAGCGTTTTGTTGACTATCGCGTGCCCGTTCTGGAATACAAAAACGACTTGCAATCTGACTCCAAGAAGCAGATAGATGTACTTGAAATTGTTTTTATGACTTTCGCCGAGCGTGGCTATTTCATGGAAGACTATGGCGGCAAATCCTGGCAATACAATCTGGTTTCGGGTGAATCTTCTGTCTGGCAGGAGATTCTGGAGATCTGTAACAATCCTGATAATGACTGGCGTGAGATGGGATTCGAAGATCCGGAAAGCGGCGAGTGGGTTGAGCCGAAAACGGTTGTGGAAAACATTGTCGCCGCGGGTAATGACGTCATGGTCAAGCTCATTGAGGAGGCAGAAGCCAACGAAAGTGACGAAGAAGACGATGAGGGCGGCGGTGGAGGGGACGACACCGTTGAGGAGGTTATTGTTGAACAATATTATCCGGGTTCTTACTATACTCCATGGTGGGACCCGTTTTACATTGCTCCGCTTTTTTGGTATGATCCGTACTACTATTATTGGTAGGGGGTGCACCGGTGCTTTTATTTTTAAGGGGCTCTGTTCTACACAGGAGTGACCAGCCAGCTTGGTTTTGGCTAAGAAAATCACGTAAGATTGAGGTTGATAATTTTACAAAGGCCGCCATAGAATTAGGATTTTGTGTTGATTTGAGTGGGCAAACATCGTTAATTATAATTAGTGTCTGAACAAAATTCGACGGCTAGTGCTACCTAAATTGAGCGATTAGCCTTTGGCTGTTGGCTTTTAGCTCTTTAATTGCCAAGCAGATAGCATCTTTTTATGAAATCACGTTTGGGTGATCCAATTTGAGGTCTATTTATAAAAAACAATTAGCTAATGGCTAAATGCTAAAAGCCTGTCTGCGTGCATTCTTTCGCACAGGCAGGCCAATCGCGTTTTTTAGGTGTCATTGAAACTAAATTATTCATTAACATGGGATAAATAAAATGAAGAAGTTTTCCAAAGTACTGTTTGGAACCTGTTGGGTTCTTGTGTTACTGCTTTTCTCCTCCGGATGTGAGAATTCGAGGGATTCTATTAATGTGCAGGTCGAGGCCGTGGCAGGCACGGCTGATCAAGGGCTTGATCTGGAAGCTTTGGGTGTGTTGGCAGGCCAATCAAAAGACGCTGAGGAATTTGAGAAGAAACTGAATCAAAAGGGTGGCGTCAATAACCTGGATCTCGATCAGGATGGCAAAGTAGAGTTCCTGAAAGTGGAATCGGAAGATGAGGGCGCTACCAAAGTCCTCCGTATTACCGCTGTCCTTTCGGAATCCGGCGAGAATCAACATGTGGCCGATATTCAAGTTGAGCGTGAGGGGCAAACCGAAACGGCTAATGTTCAGATCCAGGGCAATGAGAATATCTACGGGCGTAACGCCTACCATCACAGCCATTTCGGTTTCGGCGATTATTTGATGCTGCGCTGGATGTTCGGTGGTTTTTACCGGCCCTATTACTCACCTTTTGGTTTTGGCTTCTATCCCCGCTATCACGGTTTTTATCGCCCGGTACCTTATGGTGCCTATGCCGGACGCGCCAGAACCATTACCCGTTCAAGTTCGGGTCAACGGTTTAGCAAGTCGAATAGCAATCGCCTTAGCTCAAATCCAAGTAGCAGAGGGAAGGCTTCGTCGTCTAAAGTTTCTTCTCAGATGAAGAACCCGACCAGAAGTCAGGCGGCATTTCGGCAAACCAAGCAAAGAGCCGCCAGGAGTCGTGCATCAGGCTTTGGTCGTCGATCTAGCGGTCGTTTCGGTGGCAGGCGGGGCAAGTAAGGTAGGAGATTCTGTTGCATGACTTTTTATAGGAGTCGTGTGTTCTTGAAAGTCCCAGATGACGGGCGCAATGTACCCGTCTTTGGCCAAATTCTCAATTGAAAGGGAGGCATTTTGAATATGGAAACTTTTTTTGATGTAAGTTGGCTTCACGTCGGGGCATTTGGTTTAGAAGCCTTTTTGTTGCTGGTGATCGGCAATCGTCTTTATGATCTGACGACCAAATTTGATGATGAAAAACTCATCACGGGTGACGCGAAAAACTTTGCAGTAGCTTTGCGGACGGTCTATCTGACCGCTTACGCCCTGGGGTTATCAGGCCCACTTCTGGGCTCCACAGATGAGCTGATGTATGGGTTACCCCTGGTCGATATGGGTTGGATGGCGGTCGATGCTGGTTTGATTTTTGTGGCTTTGATGATATCCGGTTTTGTCAGCAGCCGTGTTCTGCTACGGGGCATAAACAATGATGAGCATGTCGAGAAAGGCAATTTAGCGGTTGCTGCATTGGAGGCCGGAAACTACCTGGCCGTCGGACTCATTCTCAAAGAAGCTTTTACCTTTAACGGCGATATGAGTTATATCGACGCGGCCGTCTTCTTTGTTTGCGGTCAAGTGACACTCATTGTTTTCTTCTGGATTTACGAGGCGATTACCTCTTTTCAAGTCAAAGAGGAGATCAAAGATGGCAATACCTCTGCGGGCATAGTGGCCGGGGCGATGCTGCTTGCGCTTGGCATTGTTATCGCAGGTGCCATCAGTGGCCCATTTGTCGACTTGACCACCGACCTTCTGCTTATCGCGAAAGCTTCGACTCAAGGAATTGTCATGCTGTTGGCCATTAGGCTTCTTTCGAGTAAATTTATCCTGAGAACAACCAATATTAAGCATGAAATTGTCACTGACCAAAATCACGCAGCAGCCTTAAAGCACGCGTTTGCTTTGGTCGCTATGGCCATCGTCACCAGAGCCATCATTTTTTGATGCGGCTCTGTCGTCGATTCCCTCTAAGGATTGGTGCCGTTATAAGGTGATAGATAGCCATCTATGACTTCTCAAATAGATACTGTTAGAGCGAAGGATGCCACCTACGCACAATTATTGATCCGGACATCCATGCTTTTTACCGGCATCTGTGGTGTAGTGTTCGAGTGTGTTCTGGCAGGCGCGGCAACCCGCTTGTTTGGTAACTCCGATGTTGAATGGGCAAAAACCCTGACCTTCTTGTTTTTTGGGATGGGATTGGCAACATGGGGCCAGC
It encodes the following:
- a CDS encoding DUF350 domain-containing protein, which translates into the protein METFFDVSWLHVGAFGLEAFLLLVIGNRLYDLTTKFDDEKLITGDAKNFAVALRTVYLTAYALGLSGPLLGSTDELMYGLPLVDMGWMAVDAGLIFVALMISGFVSSRVLLRGINNDEHVEKGNLAVAALEAGNYLAVGLILKEAFTFNGDMSYIDAAVFFVCGQVTLIVFFWIYEAITSFQVKEEIKDGNTSAGIVAGAMLLALGIVIAGAISGPFVDLTTDLLLIAKASTQGIVMLLAIRLLSSKFILRTTNIKHEIVTDQNHAAALKHAFALVAMAIVTRAIIF